The Musa acuminata AAA Group cultivar baxijiao chromosome BXJ2-2, Cavendish_Baxijiao_AAA, whole genome shotgun sequence genome contains the following window.
GTCACTGTCTGCAACTTTTTCAATGTTTACATAGATACTAGCACTGGAGGTACTAAAAATGTTTTGCAACCTACAAAGATAACAAAGATCATTTAAAAGTGGCCAAAAACTATAGCTGATTCAAAACATCATGATTGCACAGCTTTTCTTGGTATGTCACAACATGTATTGGGAAAAACTATGCGACTTTAAGCTATGACATCAACAATCAATAGATGTATTAATGATTCATCTGAATAGCAGATAAGCAAAAGTAGAAATTGAATGGCATTTTAGTGGCTTCAAGATGGTATAGTTTGATTCCATAGTTAATGATTAAATTTCAAATTTTCAAATTACAGCAGTGAATTGGTATTATGACTCCTTTGCACAGAACAAGATTTACCAGACAAAAAATTCTGTCTCCTCTTTGCTTAACTCATTCTAATCAACTAATGAAATCACAATGAACTGAagaatttaaaagaaaattttgtttgaTACTCACATTATATGTGAATGTATCCCTTATCGATTGATGCATATTAAAAGCTTTGAGCAATTGAGCATATACCAAACTTTCATAAAAACTTGGTTTTCTTCATTCATAAgaagtttataaaaaaataagggaaaacatataaGTCGATATCAGTAAAAATTTGAATAACTAAAAGCCAATAATTCTAAACATACCTCAGCAAGAAGTGCTACAACAACAGCAGAAATGCAGGGTATCTCTTCAGAAAGTTGAAAAATGACACGTATTACAGTAAAGACCTGAAGATCCTTCAACTACAACCATAAAAATTAAGTAGAATGTAAATCTCATCTGCACCAAACTGTCAATCAAGCACAACACAATTTCTACTAGAACACATGAATATCAAGTAATGGAAATTCAATAAAACCAAAACATAATACAATTCTAGGTTTTTGCTTCTATATTACAACCAAACAAACTAACCTGAATAGGCAGGGAAGCAACAAGTGCTTCAACTGCAAGAATTATGCTCAGATCTCCACCCCATCGGAAATCAATATCCATTATAATTTGTCCTTTCTTGAGGCTTTGAACTCGGATGCCTTTGGAAAATATAAATACATCAAATACACCGTAAAATATGATAGGCAAACCAGCTATTCTATAAAAACTATAGTCATGACAGAATCATAGTTTTCTCATTCATAATTAAAACAGAAAACATCACAGTAGTTacatgtgagaaaaaaagagaatACATATTCTAGAACTCCGAACTAATTCAATGAAACAACAACATTATAATTGATGTcactaaatgcaaaccaagaagtaACAAACAGGCAAAAGATACTGATTCCCTGCACCAAGAAGAGGCAGATAGGCAAAAGACACTGACTCTGTAGCTAGTTAGCTGAACCAAGAAGCTTAAAAACAGTAAAAGCATATCCCATAAATCTCGGATCTTCCATAAGAAAAAACTAAAACAAGAAGCATAAATCACAAACATTATAAGCCAGTGGGAGATAGTAATTTAAGATAAGAGCATTCTACTAAAGCTGAATTAATGTATTAGCAATAGCCATACATATGCTAGGAACCAAGCTTAAATGGACAGATTGCTACACTCCTGCAAGGGTTGCAATTTTCAACATGTGCTCTTGAAGCCTAGAAAACAGTCATATATACCCTTTCAAGCATGCATAAAACCATTTTTAACCTATGACATTATTTCATATCACTTCTTTGTGAAGAGAAGAATCTTAACGgtttgccaaaacataaacaataTATAATATTTCATTGCAGAAGTCAACAAAAATAAcaatatgaacatcatattttgagTAATCAGACAAAGACACAATACAATAAGATCATTTTAACCTATTAAGCACCAGCAAAGTTATATCAGTGAACAATCACAGGCACAATTCGTTGAAGTTACACCAGTCAAGGACTGCATACTCGGTACTGCTTCCTATACGAACCTTCAATTTTTGGTGGCACATTTCCAAGTGATAGCTTGCTGAACTTTAGCGAAGATATTCCTGGTGGTCGATAGTCATCCAGTAATGGTTCGACTGTATCCTTGATTACCATTGTTGCTGCCTAAGACCATATAAAATTTACAAAGTTAGCTTGCAAGCAGAATTGTTAGATCAATTTAACTTACTATTGGCTCAAAAATAAGGATAAATGTGCAAAGACCGCATCTCTTATAGCTTACTGGCATGAAGAAACTGCCTCAAACCTATCATAAACTGATCCACACCTAAAGAGCAATTAGACTAAGTTCACATTAACTCCAAAATTTTGAACCTTGTTTAGCACCAAGGATAACAATATAATGAAGTTAAAGAATGAAAGCTGTAAGAGTTTAAATACTGCATGTTTGTGGTTGGTTCTATGcacttatatttgtttctttGTGAACATATACTCCCTTGGCAATaccatttaaaaatttatttgctCACACAACAATTTAACTGGCACTATAATATGGACATGAACTCATTAATGTGTTTCTCTTTCATATCTATTTCCATGTTTCCAAATTCCCGGATTTTAAGTCAATAGTCATCAGGCATATACATATACAAGTGCCAACATACAGAGAGCAAGTTTCGATTTCACATACAaaattttcttgtttcagccctcagaaaaaaaagtaaataatTAGATAATAAGTGCATATAGAAAGAATGAGAATGGAGGTAGCTAACCTCCAAATAACCTCTCATAAATAGAAAGCAAAATAGGTTGATGAATTCAGAGCTTACAACAGAGGTACAATAATAACTAGGAAATGTAGCTTAGCTTACATCTGCAATAAAAGGCCACAGTTtagccaacatcttgtttagccaTTTCACCTGTAGGAGCCATAAACAAGAAAAAGTCATTATCAAAGTCaataaacgaaaaaaaaaaaccagataATATGTACAATGGGATGATGTGTGAGAAAATACACATACTTTACAAGGACTCTTTTCTGCAATAAGTAGCCCCCTTTTCAAGGCAAGGCTAGAAATACCAGTTTATTTTATTCAAATAATGAAATAATTGCAAGTAAGAAGAAAAATAACAAGTGAAAaataggggaggaagaaaaggataTAGGAATAGAAAAGCAGACAATCCTGATGTGGCAAAGACAGATGCAAGGAATGCCAAAATCCTCAAAGGTCGGTCAATTCTTTACACAGATCCTAGTTTTCAGAAGGGAGAATTCACTGGCATCTTCTTTTGAtacagataattttttttaaaaaaaattcatgccTACTGTATCAAATAGTCCAACCTCCCTTCAAGCTGATGAATGAGATACAACGTGTACATATAACAGCCATTGTTTTGAGTTAGCCCGTGTCAAGAGAATTTAAAATATCAATCTATCTAATTATATTGTGGCATCAAAAAGTTAAATCCATCCTTTACGatcaaaattacaaaaaaaaattcttttgtcTATACTTATTCTGTGAGCTACTTCTCACTGTTGTTGTAATTTAGCATCCCATGTATACTCTAGTTTTCAATTTCATCTGTTTTACCCTTATAATCTGCAAACATTATATATTCCAGAGACCATTCAAACCTTTTATGAATAGATTGCTTGACTATTTCAGAATACTATTACAAACCTATCCTTAGATACCTAAAATGACTAAAACTATCCATGCCACATAAAAAAATCAGCGAAATACAGAGTGAGGATCACATTGCACTAACCTGTTCGTATAAAGGGAATGAAACCCATTCAGGATAATTGTCACCACAAAGTTTCTTCAGATCATCTCTGCTCAAAGACCCTAGAAGCTTTATATCAGCAGCCTGAAGAGAAGGAAATGTAAGAAACAGCATATAGCCAACCTTTTCAATTCCTAGACTATTTTATGTTAAGAAGCATAATGGTCTTTATGTAAACGATCATAACACCGATACAGAGCTACAATATGTATACAAATCTATATCAAGATACCATATAGTCATATTCCAATGTAGACATAACATAGACACACCTATGAGCGCAAATATAAATCTATACcaatatatcaaatattcatACCCAGATGGAGACATAACATAGACACCTATGGGTGCAAACCAGGGGTAAAAGTTAGGCTGCTTTCCATAACCAAGTTGTGGCATCTAAGTGACCCAAAGAACTAGGTGAAGAAATAGAATGTTTGATCAAGAGGATTTTGTCAAATTAGGGTATGGTCAGTAATAAAACTTTATTTGTGttaaacaaaaaaacaaatttaaCCAGAAATTGCAATCAAAATAAAAGTTCGATGTTATTGTTAGGTTGATATTAAACCATTTCTAAGCTCCTTTCATTCTAAATTATACCACACTTGAATTGCATCGAATTTACAGAAATAAGCTGCAAAGAGTCACAACCAAAAGATCATAATAAAAAATCGTAACCTTTAATTTCATTTGACTTATGTACAGTTGGATTGTTGCCAGAAAACAATTCAGGTCAAACGCACACTCGTTCAGTCAAAAAAGTTCCAAGTTATAATCCTAGTCAACCTGCAAGCCCTAATTCCAGATTGTTGCCAGTAATAAAACTTTATTTGTGTTaaacaaaaaacaaatttaaCCAGAAATTGCAATCAAAATAAAAGTTCGATGTTATTGTTAGGGTGCTATTAAACCATTTCTATGCTCCTTTCATTCTAAATTATACCACACTTGAATTGCATGGAATTTACAGAAATAAGCTGCAAAGAGTCACAACCAAAAGATCATAATAAAAAATCGTAACCTTTAATTTCATTTGACTTATGTACAGTTGGATTGTTGCCAGAAAACAATTCAGGTCAAACGCACACTCGTTCAGTCAAAAAAGTTCCAAGTTATAATCCTAGTCAACCTGCAAGCCCTAATTCCAGTGTCAATCTTAGTTCAATTGGCAACCATCTAAACTAGATCCGAAAGAGCCTGATCAGAACATCGCGCAAATCAAGCATCCCAACAGTAGTATGGCAACTTCCCATGCAAACATTAGGTCAAGAAAATGGGCAAACAAGAACCGACCAAGAAAAGTAAAtgtcaaaaataaaagaaatctcGCACCTTAAGGATGCGTTTAGTGCTGCGGCGTCTCATCATCCGACTCCAACCGGCCATCAACGCAATCCCCACCAGCGCCCCCATGACCAAACCAGAGATCAGCCCCATGTCGCCTCCGGCCCTCTTTCCGCTCCTCTCTTCTCCTGCAACACTGATCCCGGTCGCAAGAAAGCTGCCTCTCAAACGAGAAAGGATTCCATTCAGCACTACTGGCGCATCCGATCCCGCGCTAAGAAGAAACCGAACGGAATCGGAGGTTACAAATCGACCCAAGCAAAGAGAGAGtgacggagaagaagaagaagaaaagaagcaagAAATCCGAGAGGGTCACAAGAACGAGGGAGACGAGACGACTGTGTGTGAGTTGTACGGGACCCACCTCAGAAAACGAGAGGTCACGCACTCAAGCTATTATCCTTCCAAATTAATCGAATTTTGTATTTATTATCACATATTTCCTTCTACAAGTAAAAaacttacatatatatacacgcaCATTAATGTGGTTAATTTGTATCAATTAATCAATTAAAACTATTAGTCAATATTAACAACGGAAGCGCTAATTTAAAgttgttaaatatttttaaatatccgtaattatatatttaattgtatttaaatatatatatataactcaaatTTAGACAGATAAATACAAAAATCATATATAAGATCTTACTAAAGGAATAGATCGCTTGCATCAGCCAATGAGAAGGTGCCAAAGATGGGCTCCTCCGATGAAATTGGGTCAATGTCTGCAAAAGAGGCAACGGATGTCCTTAATCCATCACTTAGATATATATCCTAACTtttaaatatgattaaatattttacttttataaatatataaaagtaaGGGATGACAATCATGTTGAATAAACCATCTCTTATATatcatcaaaaaattgattttgaatTGGGTGATTATAATTACTATCGAAATTTTATCATGTgttatttaacatggataatttttttatatttataatattttttgatattatgatttttaatattttaaactttttactatatattcttaatatatttataagaaCTAAGCTTTACGGAACACCATAATGCTCGTCGCCAGCATCATATCCATATCTAAAGAGCAAATTGAGAGGATGAGTTTAAAATCAGTTTTAATAAgaataattatagattatttttataattagttatctttaacatTTCGATTCCtagaataaaaaataagattaaatattttacttttataagtatATATATCCTAACTTTTAAATATGCATAAGACTGAGATGCTAAAGggctaatctataattagcctaccttaatatgatcaaattaattttcgatatataattttattaaaaatatcgaCGGTCGAGATTGAAAGATGACATGGATGGACGGTTGGAGGTGCGCGGGAAGAGAGCGTCAAAACAACAGCAGATTCGCAACCAAATACGGTATCAGTGCGCCTCTCGTCCTCCACAGGTTGCGTCCACCCCACACTCCTTATCTCTCCCGGTAATCCCCTCGACGCCAAGATGGACGCCCTCATCGTCGCATCGCCCACAAAGCACCCGAGATCGCTCGAGCCGAGATGGCGACCGAGATGGCCTGCCTGTCGTCGCTCCTCTCCCCTCGCCGCCCTGTTCTCCCATCCTCCTCTCCTCCCCTCTGCTCCGCTCGCGGCCGTCGTGCCTTCGCGCCCCCGCTTCGGTCCCGCTGCAATCGCGGCCTCGAAAGGCTCTCGCTGAGATTTAGGGCGACAGCCGACCAGCAAGGTTAGTGctcttgagtggataaagaagtgGATATCaccatttcttgatttttttatacAATAAGTTGATGAATAGGTTCCGTGATTTCTCACATTCAGATCTGGTTACAGGTCAGGTTCAGGATGATGAGATCGTTGACGGCAAAATCCTACAGTACTGCAGCATAGACAAGAAAGACAAGAAGACACTAGGAGAGCTTGAACAAGAATTCCTGCAAGCTCTACAAGTACTTCTACATCGTTATACACATCATCATACGATCGATCAACTTCTGTAATTGTTGTGCATCGACTAGTTTTATTTTGGTAACCTTTTCCTTCTCCTGGACACAGTCATTCTACTATGATAAGAAGGCGATCATGTCAAATGAGGAATTCGATAATCTTAAGGAAGAGCTAATGTGGGAAGGAAGCAGTGTGGTCATGCTGAGTATGTCATTCGTCTTCTATCTCGTTCTGCAAGTCTTTTCACTCTTTTGGTTGCTGGTTATCTCTGTTCGGCTTGAAGAATGCGGTGGCTTTTGCTTTAATGATTGTTAACAGGTCCAGATGAACAGAAGCTTTTGGAAGCTTCGATGGCTTACGTGTCTGGAAACCCCATAATGACAGATGCTGAATTCGATGAGTTGAAGCTGCGATTGAAGGTTCACTTGCATAATCTTATGTTCTATCCATTTTAGATGCAATAGAACTAACAAATGgaaaattaaatttttaaataacatCAAGATATTAAAGGGCTTCCCAACACATGAACCTCTCACTAATGCAATTGTTTGAACTCTTTGCTTGTGTTTTGGAAAAAAATTGCTCAACTCGACTTCTTTACATTTTTACACTTCGCTAAATGTGTTCTCATTCATAGTTAGTGTACTCTAACTGTCATAACTTAAGAAAAACTTTAGAAGACactgattattttaattttagtaGTGGTACTTGTATCAGAATCTTACATGATCAGTATCTACCTAGCTATATTGTATGCTACACTTTGTTCCACCAATGAAAATGATATGTTGATACTGACACATATGTAAGATGGTCTAGTATGCTGTTGGATTGGCATTGTACAGTCATTGTGGTCAGTATGCCTTGATACTCAAAATCatgaattgaattttttttttttataaaattatgataACAGCTATTTCAAAGAAATAAAAGAGCTCTAATATATCAACCGAGTCAACTGCAGTTATGCATACCATATTTTTATGTTTTGAATTCACTCTATGAATTTTACAACAAAAAAATATCTTTGTTGTACAGAAATTTGTCTCCCTCTTCTCTTGTTTCTTATACTTCGTAATTATTTTCTCATATCTTATAGAAAGAAGGAAGTGATATTGTACAAGAGGGTCCACGATGCAGTCTTCGTAGCAGAAAGGTATATTCAGTTTTTCCTTTGTAATCAGATAATAGTTTTGTTAATCACCAAATCCTGTATATTTTTAGTTGTTATAGAAAACAATTTGTTCCCTGGTTTCTTTTATTTTGAATGTGTAGATTGTTGCAGGTCCTATCATGTTTCATCATAAGCTTGATATACAGTAAGCGTTGAGTGTTCAGTTATTTCTTTAAACAATAATGAATAGTGTCACTGATATGGCTCCTTAAGTGGATCCCACAAATTTCATTTCATCTTAAtttcttattttcttcttttttcttccacATATGTTGGTGAGATCATAATCTTAAGAATCCTATACATTCAACCATGGTTTAAATTTTGGTATTGGTACCTGGCTGGATTGGTACGAGCAGCAGCAAGCAGCAAGTGGCACGAGAGATAGAGGTATTAAAAGCTAAGAAGACAGCAATAGCTGTCAAATTATGAAAAAGAACTAGAACAATGTGTGGGTTTATCACCTAGTTTCTGCAGTTATTGAGTAGTAACCTACAAACTGGACCAGACTAGGTGAAAAGCACTGGCTCATATGCCAGTACCACTTGGTATATACAAAGTCACAGTGAGATTCTGAACCATGCATTCAATGTTGATTAACAATCCACCAGAGGTGGTAGTTTGTTCTATAAAGGATTGTGTAGCTGCAACATCTTTTAAAGAAATTGTATAAAAGAATAGCTATTTTGCTTATGATTTCATTCAAGGGAAAACTGGAGTTCTAATGGGTTATAATTAAGAAGAACAACCTTAGACATCGATGATTGCTATTAAGTTGAAATACATCAATTTTAATGATCATATGCAGTTAGCATTTATAAAGTAGTTGTGGTTAATTGGTTATATATGCTGCCTTGAAATTAATTTGGTGGAAAAGAGAATTAGTGGTGGAAGTAATTTTATCCTTGCTACAGAATTCTCTTTTCTTGCATCTAGCCTTTCGAGGACCATCAAATAGTTGAGGAAGACAGCTTTTGGTCCTCCATTGAACTATCAAATAAGATATAATAAGAAGATAACAAATAAGATTTTTACTGCTAATATCTAAATTCTTGTACAATATGCAATGGACAACCTAGAGAAATGGTGTTGGGCTCAGAAATGTTGAGATcagctagatttatagtggtttgtgaTCTTCACTGTTAACTAGCAGTGAAtaaatttcatgaaggatatatcTTGTTATTTGTGCAGGTTTATAGTGACTTGAGTGTTGACTACTTCAAGATGTTCCTGCTGAATGTTCCTGCAGCTGTTATTGCTCTTACACTGTGAGTGATAACTGTCCACATAGTGTATGTCAGTTTATAATAACCGAGTGTACCCATATCTCGAAAGTGcttgaagatattatttttatatgattgTCATAATTTGTATTCTGTTATCTTTCATGCATTTATTATTTTAACTTAATCAAACTTTTGCATTGCAATTATTTCTTTAAAGACAAAAATTGAATATAATTCCTTTAAAGTTTGTTATTTCATATTTATCCTTCTAAGTTTAACTTTAGCTTATATCTTTGCATACATAAAAAGTACATATATGCACTCGTAGATAATCGCCATCAATTGACTTTAACTTGATTGTTAGAGTAGAGATGTTGAACTTTTAATTGACATTGCTACACTTTCAAAACTTTGAGATGATAGCAAGAGTTTTAGGACATTTTAAGGCATCTTTAATACCTTACTatcataaagaagaaaaaaatagaaaagagaTCTTAGCATATGTTTCAAACAGGAACACATGTAAAAAGAACAGAATCAATATTGGCTTGTGTTGCTTGTGGAAAAATACATCCTCTGATTTATGTTGCATTTCAACCTGAAATGTATAAGATTTAACAAATACAGCATGATATATCATTGTTTCAAACATAAACCTGACACAAATTTATAATTATCAAGAACCAGTAGTAATACTTTACTTACCAGGTGCCTGCAATGGTACTTCTAACTTGTCTACTTTTGTTCAAACAggtttttctttttagatgattTGACAGGCTTTGAAATCACATATCTTTTAGAGGTAAATATCCTCCATGCCTTCGATGTGTCTTTTTGGTGGAACATTACACACAAGCTTAGGAAGACAACCTGCTGATGTGACTTAATGTCTATTTTGCGAACTGATCTAAATAGCATGCCATACTTGCGAACTCTGTCCAAAGATTTTAGAACTGCTAATATAAAAATGGTGAGACTGGAGACTCTTTGGTATCCCAGAGCACATCATCATCGTGTGTGGTGACAAATTGCTGAAGAAAAAAGGTGGCCTAGTCTATGATACCACTATGATTATACAATAAGTTGCTATACACTCTTAGTCAAGCACTTGAGCCCTCGTTGATCCCAACATCTTTTGTTtggacacacacacatatatataatggCCCTCTAGTCTTTTTTATTAAATtccatataattataattattttggaCTTTTTGATATAAATATAGTGTTGTTATATGTGTATCTCATTTTTAAGACAATATCACTTCAAAACAATTACATGGATTTTAACATTTAAATTAATTGAATCATCTCAAAACTGGCACAAttaatctttcttttgattttgattgctTGAGTTATTatttttgagcttctattcatcttgattgatcataaaaaatatatattttctgcTGTGCTCTCAAATGGCTTTAGTAATTTATAATACTGGTCCATGCACAATCATAAGTCACTCGGACACCATGTAATCATCCTGGAGAATCTTCACTTAAACCATTAATTATTTTGAGCAAACATTAGATAAAGTCTTAGCAGCTTTTTGTCCTTTTTCTTATTGTCCTGATGCAGTTGCCAGAGCCCTATGGTTTCATCTTTACGTGGTTTGCTGCTTTACCACTAATATTTGTGTTATCACAAGCAATCACAAATGCCATCGTGAAAGATTTTCTCatcttgaaggtacatctatcatCACTATGCTCGTCAGTTTTTAAGAGTTTTGAATAATTATCAATTCTATCATGAAACTAAACTCTATAATTCTATACATAGGGTGCTTGCCCAAACTGTGGTACAGAAAACGTTTCTTTCTTTGGGACTCTATTATCAGTGCCTAGTGGTGGTTCCACAAACACAGTCAAATGCtcaaagtgagtttaacttgtAGTTTTGTCCAGAACTTATGTCTGACACTAGGAGGTTTTCTCATTTACTTGATTTTATTAATAACACTGATTTTATGTATCAGCTGTGGCACAGCATTGGTGTATGATTCAAATTCACGATTGATTACACTCCCAGAG
Protein-coding sequences here:
- the LOC135605756 gene encoding PGR5-like protein 1B, chloroplastic — encoded protein: MATEMACLSSLLSPRRPVLPSSSPPLCSARGRRAFAPPLRSRCNRGLERLSLRFRATADQQGQVQDDEIVDGKILQYCSIDKKDKKTLGELEQEFLQALQSFYYDKKAIMSNEEFDNLKEELMWEGSSVVMLSPDEQKLLEASMAYVSGNPIMTDAEFDELKLRLKKEGSDIVQEGPRCSLRSRKVYSDLSVDYFKMFLLNVPAAVIALTLFFFLDDLTGFEITYLLELPEPYGFIFTWFAALPLIFVLSQAITNAIVKDFLILKGACPNCGTENVSFFGTLLSVPSGGSTNTVKCSNCGTALVYDSNSRLITLPEPSEA